A stretch of Candidatus Zixiibacteriota bacterium DNA encodes these proteins:
- a CDS encoding oligosaccharide flippase family protein produces MSRLFSNTLISSLDSVVLIALSLVATPILVNNFGVSGYGVFVFLSIFSIHGALSFMDLGMEASLMTAVARFDADGNTRDIQSALNVSLVYYLALGLLVGCILFLLKGMILEQFLESDAIIAPEHIANAVGLIALNLVFQFVGVPFSAVLQGMSRFIISKSVSMTLNILQYALLIAVALWNGRIDIAFAAITGLSLLRLLVYLVLFRIYLPGHFVVSASLDMGLFRKLASYSSVLFFGRFMSLINGQIDKVLIWLMLPVAGLAIYDIVNRPGNLVRMITGMTYSAAVPEVARLHQISSMPSIKDIYLRLVRYAYLLILPALAGLYILMEDLLYLWVGTEFSQYSHLALIVLGIFTINPIVSIASTLAIGMNMANKSLRISCVGVVVNIILSLSLVGKYGIAGLLIGTLTADFVMVIPFILIMNRTLNINWREFVVSLAPLFALGIVCCAGHLIVKALFSDSLSIRMTLSGIIVTCHYLISCKYLLNRNERSFLLVKAGIGDKSLQPTMVCQ; encoded by the coding sequence ATGAGTCGGCTGTTCTCAAACACGCTCATCTCAAGCCTGGACAGCGTTGTGCTCATTGCACTGAGCCTTGTTGCAACACCTATTCTCGTCAATAATTTTGGGGTGTCAGGATATGGTGTTTTTGTTTTCCTCAGCATATTCAGTATTCATGGCGCACTTTCGTTTATGGATTTGGGGATGGAGGCCTCGCTTATGACCGCCGTGGCGAGATTTGACGCTGACGGCAACACACGGGACATCCAGAGCGCGCTAAACGTCTCCCTTGTCTATTATCTGGCGCTGGGTCTTCTCGTTGGTTGTATACTATTCCTTTTAAAAGGGATGATTCTTGAGCAGTTTCTCGAATCTGATGCGATCATTGCGCCTGAACACATAGCGAACGCTGTCGGCCTTATAGCCCTGAATCTGGTTTTTCAATTTGTCGGTGTGCCCTTTAGTGCTGTGCTTCAGGGTATGAGTCGCTTCATTATTTCAAAATCGGTGAGCATGACACTTAATATTCTGCAATATGCATTGCTCATCGCAGTCGCGCTTTGGAATGGAAGGATAGATATCGCTTTTGCTGCTATCACCGGACTGAGTCTGCTTCGGCTACTGGTCTATTTGGTTTTGTTTCGGATATACCTTCCGGGACATTTTGTTGTTTCGGCCTCGCTGGATATGGGATTGTTCCGCAAGCTTGCCAGTTATAGCTCGGTACTGTTCTTTGGACGATTTATGAGTCTCATAAATGGCCAAATAGATAAAGTCCTGATATGGCTTATGCTTCCGGTTGCGGGGCTTGCTATTTACGACATAGTAAACCGTCCCGGAAATCTTGTGCGCATGATTACCGGCATGACCTACTCGGCCGCTGTGCCCGAGGTAGCTCGACTTCATCAGATAAGTTCGATGCCATCCATTAAGGATATTTACCTCCGTTTGGTTCGGTATGCCTACCTTCTGATTCTGCCGGCCCTTGCCGGACTGTACATTTTGATGGAAGACCTCCTATATTTGTGGGTGGGAACTGAGTTTTCACAGTACAGCCATCTTGCGCTAATTGTGCTCGGAATCTTCACAATCAACCCGATTGTATCTATTGCCTCCACGCTTGCCATCGGTATGAACATGGCAAATAAATCTCTCCGGATTTCCTGCGTCGGTGTTGTGGTAAATATTATTCTCAGTCTGTCGCTGGTCGGCAAATATGGAATAGCGGGCTTACTTATCGGGACATTAACGGCAGATTTTGTCATGGTCATTCCATTCATTCTAATAATGAACCGCACACTGAATATTAATTGGCGGGAGTTTGTCGTCTCGCTGGCTCCGCTCTTCGCGCTTGGTATAGTATGTTGCGCAGGACATCTGATCGTTAAAGCATTATTTTCCGATTCTCTTTCGATCCGAATGACATTGAGCGGGATTATCGTCACGTGTCACTATCTGATTAGTTGCAAATATCTTTTAAATCGCAATGAGCGAAGTTTTCTGCTCGTTAAGGCTGGTATAGGCGACAAATCCCTCCAGCCAACGATGGTGTGTCAATGA
- the pseI gene encoding pseudaminic acid synthase: protein MNPIQIGSRSISSAHAPFIIAEMSGNHNQSLERALKLVDIAADAGAHALKIQTYTAETMTLDLNEREFRIDDPDSLWKGNSLFALYKQACTPWEWHKTIFDRCRERGMIGFSTPFDVTAVDFLETLNVPCYKVASFENTDIPLIKKIASTGKPMIISTGMATIAELDETVRAACSAGCNSLVLLKCTSSYPANPESSNLNTIPHMRELFDVQVGLSDHSMGVGVAVASVALGATVIEKHFTLSRAEGGVDSAFSLEPDELRSLVVETERAWQSLGQITYGATSKEKKSLQFRRSLYVAIDMKEGEILTVENLRDVRPGFGLPPRYLDILLGKRVRNAVKKGTPMSWDLIG, encoded by the coding sequence ATGAATCCGATACAGATAGGCTCGCGTTCAATTTCGTCCGCGCATGCTCCATTTATTATAGCTGAGATGTCCGGCAATCATAACCAGTCACTTGAGCGGGCGCTAAAACTTGTCGATATCGCGGCCGATGCTGGCGCTCACGCGCTCAAAATTCAGACATATACGGCCGAGACGATGACATTGGATTTAAACGAACGCGAATTCCGCATCGACGACCCTGATAGCCTCTGGAAAGGAAATTCGCTCTTTGCCCTCTATAAGCAAGCCTGTACCCCATGGGAATGGCACAAAACGATCTTTGACCGATGTCGTGAGCGGGGGATGATCGGATTTAGCACGCCCTTTGATGTGACCGCTGTCGACTTCCTTGAGACGCTTAATGTTCCCTGCTACAAAGTCGCATCGTTTGAAAACACCGATATTCCTTTAATAAAAAAAATTGCCTCAACCGGAAAACCGATGATTATCTCAACCGGCATGGCGACAATTGCAGAACTCGATGAAACCGTTCGAGCTGCTTGCTCCGCGGGATGCAATTCGCTTGTATTGCTTAAATGCACAAGCAGTTATCCGGCTAACCCAGAGTCTTCAAACCTGAACACGATCCCCCATATGCGTGAACTCTTCGACGTTCAGGTAGGCTTATCGGATCATTCTATGGGAGTAGGTGTTGCGGTGGCATCGGTGGCGCTCGGCGCGACTGTCATTGAAAAGCACTTCACCCTTTCCCGCGCCGAAGGAGGGGTTGACTCGGCCTTTTCACTTGAGCCTGATGAACTCAGATCACTTGTTGTGGAAACAGAACGCGCTTGGCAGTCCCTGGGTCAAATAACGTATGGGGCAACATCAAAGGAAAAAAAGTCGCTCCAGTTCCGCCGTTCGCTTTATGTAGCGATTGATATGAAAGAAGGGGAGATATTGACAGTCGAAAACCTTCGCGATGTCAGGCCGGGCTTCGGTCTACCCCCGCGCTATCTTGACATTCTCCTTGGCAAGCGGGTAAGGAACGCTGTCAAAAAAGGGACGCCGATGAGTTGGGATTTGATAGGGTAG
- the pseH gene encoding UDP-4-amino-4,6-dideoxy-N-acetyl-beta-L-altrosamine N-acetyltransferase translates to MSELKECSLRPLQKADLPMVREWRNSLRVRSQMYNYKLISEAEHHEWFSIVSNDNSVEVLIFELDGKPCGVSTVKNIDLTHGTCLWGFYLGVEDLPRGTGTLLGIASLDHIFQTRGLRKVCGEVLDFNTPSQKLFARLGFTNDGTLRSHFKKDKQFCDIFLFSLLDSEWQFSRQQLLSSIVSKASAVSADTVNSEVEIR, encoded by the coding sequence GTGTCTGAACTAAAAGAGTGTAGTCTGAGACCGCTTCAAAAAGCTGACCTCCCAATGGTTCGCGAGTGGCGAAACTCCCTTCGGGTGCGCTCGCAAATGTACAACTATAAACTTATATCCGAAGCCGAACATCATGAGTGGTTCTCAATCGTTAGTAACGACAATTCGGTCGAAGTCCTGATATTCGAGCTGGACGGAAAGCCGTGCGGAGTATCGACAGTCAAGAATATTGATTTGACACATGGAACCTGTCTCTGGGGTTTTTATCTCGGCGTTGAAGACCTTCCCAGAGGAACCGGAACACTTCTCGGCATAGCTTCGCTTGATCACATATTTCAGACTCGTGGTTTGCGGAAAGTGTGCGGTGAGGTGTTGGATTTTAATACTCCAAGCCAAAAATTGTTTGCTCGTCTCGGGTTTACGAATGACGGTACTCTGCGTAGTCATTTCAAAAAAGACAAACAGTTCTGTGATATTTTTCTCTTTTCCTTGCTTGATTCGGAGTGGCAGTTTTCGCGACAACAATTGCTTTCATCGATTGTATCCAAAGCTTCTGCCGTTTCCGCGGATACAGTCAATTCAGAAGTGGAGATACGATGA
- the pseG gene encoding UDP-2,4-diacetamido-2,4,6-trideoxy-beta-L-altropyranose hydrolase, with protein MRVAIRTDSSTLIGTGHVMRCLTLAKQLRQNQAEVVFISRAHNGNIISEIELNGFQVFRLESSTPTTPIPIPVPVPEKFYAQWLGVSTKHDAEQTSDAMQRFGSVDWLIVDHYALDIDWEVNMRSHAKNVMVIDDLANRSHDCNILLDQNLYPNSRSLYSYLVPSDCELLLGPQYALLRDEFRKAKKRIRPRSGDINKILIFFGGTDPHNLTSRALHALKQVNRHDLRVDVVVGETNPHRNEIQVITELIPGCRYHCQIKNMAEKMVNADLSICAGGTTTWERAYLGLPALTVIMAENQRQMTESVAATGACINLGWHESVTSRSIAEAINDALVSREKLARMSICALSLFEENDKTGAEAVASLIMEKSCV; from the coding sequence ATGCGGGTTGCGATACGAACAGATTCTTCGACGTTAATTGGCACAGGCCATGTTATGCGCTGCCTGACCCTTGCCAAACAACTCAGGCAGAACCAAGCCGAGGTCGTTTTTATATCCCGCGCGCACAATGGAAATATCATTTCCGAGATTGAGCTGAATGGGTTTCAGGTTTTCCGACTTGAGTCAAGTACGCCCACCACACCTATTCCTATTCCTGTTCCTGTACCTGAAAAATTTTACGCCCAATGGTTGGGCGTAAGCACAAAGCATGACGCCGAGCAAACATCCGATGCTATGCAAAGATTTGGAAGTGTGGACTGGCTTATTGTCGATCATTATGCGCTCGATATTGATTGGGAAGTCAACATGAGGAGTCATGCCAAAAACGTCATGGTAATAGACGATCTCGCAAATCGCTCACATGATTGTAACATTCTTTTGGACCAGAATTTGTATCCGAATTCCAGATCGCTCTATTCATATCTTGTTCCGTCAGACTGTGAACTGCTCCTTGGTCCTCAATATGCGCTTCTCAGAGACGAGTTTCGAAAAGCAAAGAAAAGAATTCGACCCCGATCAGGTGATATTAACAAAATACTTATATTTTTCGGTGGAACTGACCCGCACAACCTGACTTCACGAGCCCTGCATGCGCTCAAACAAGTTAACAGACATGATCTTAGAGTCGATGTTGTTGTCGGTGAGACAAACCCGCACCGAAACGAAATCCAAGTAATAACCGAGTTAATTCCGGGTTGCAGGTATCATTGCCAGATCAAAAACATGGCAGAAAAGATGGTAAATGCGGATCTGTCGATATGTGCAGGAGGTACCACGACATGGGAAAGAGCATATCTTGGTCTGCCAGCGCTGACTGTAATTATGGCAGAGAATCAAAGACAGATGACCGAATCAGTGGCGGCTACCGGGGCCTGCATTAATCTTGGCTGGCACGAGTCGGTTACTTCGAGATCAATTGCAGAGGCAATAAATGACGCATTAGTCAGCCGCGAAAAATTAGCCCGGATGAGTATTTGCGCATTGTCCCTCTTTGAAGAGAATGATAAAACTGGTGCTGAGGCTGTGGCCTCATTGATTATGGAGAAAAGCTGTGTCTGA
- a CDS encoding aminotransferase class III-fold pyridoxal phosphate-dependent enzyme, with the protein MKTDTKNEKRTLRLPKTTKIPLSLAMQEKAKRLIPGMTQLLSKRPDMFAPGVWPGYYSKAKGAEVWDLDGNKYIDMSISGIGANVLGYADPDVDAAVLKAIANGSSSSLNCPEEVELAELLCDIHPWAEMVRYSRAGGEATTIAIRIARTATGRDKVAFCGYHGWHDWYLSANLGTENALGEHLISGLEPNGVPKALAGTALPFRYNKIEKLKAIVAEHGNDLAAIIMEPVRNEPPDLGFMEGVRMLADKTGAVFIMDEISAGFRMNSGGAHLLMNVTPDMAVFSKAMGNGYPIAAIIGRASIMQAAQKTFISSTNWSERIGPTAALATIRKHQKVNAGEHLMTIGKAIQAGWTKAGQAHGITIDVGGIPPLSHFSFEGSLGLSIKALFVQKMLEREFLASTSFYSMYAHTEKHVKDYLVAVDEVLADIAELQKLGTIESSMIGGPATSGFKRLN; encoded by the coding sequence ATGAAGACTGACACAAAGAATGAAAAGCGCACTCTGCGTCTGCCGAAGACAACAAAAATACCTCTAAGCCTCGCCATGCAGGAAAAGGCCAAACGGCTTATCCCCGGCATGACACAGTTGCTCTCAAAGCGCCCTGACATGTTCGCGCCCGGTGTGTGGCCCGGCTATTACAGCAAAGCCAAAGGGGCCGAAGTGTGGGATCTTGATGGTAATAAGTATATTGATATGAGTATAAGCGGTATCGGAGCGAACGTTTTGGGATATGCCGATCCCGATGTCGATGCTGCAGTATTGAAAGCTATTGCCAACGGGAGCAGTTCTTCGCTGAACTGTCCTGAAGAAGTTGAGCTGGCGGAACTACTCTGCGATATTCACCCCTGGGCGGAGATGGTGCGCTACTCACGAGCCGGGGGAGAGGCGACTACTATCGCAATACGAATCGCACGCACCGCAACTGGACGCGACAAAGTTGCCTTCTGCGGCTATCATGGATGGCATGACTGGTATTTGTCGGCCAATCTCGGCACCGAAAACGCGCTCGGTGAACATTTGATCTCGGGATTGGAACCGAATGGTGTGCCAAAAGCATTAGCCGGAACCGCGCTGCCGTTTCGATATAACAAGATCGAGAAACTGAAAGCAATAGTTGCCGAACATGGAAACGATTTGGCTGCAATTATAATGGAGCCGGTACGAAATGAACCGCCTGATTTGGGCTTTATGGAGGGTGTGCGCATGCTCGCTGACAAAACCGGAGCGGTCTTCATTATGGATGAAATTTCAGCCGGCTTTCGTATGAATTCCGGCGGGGCTCATCTGCTTATGAATGTAACACCTGATATGGCCGTCTTTTCAAAGGCTATGGGTAACGGTTACCCCATTGCCGCAATTATTGGCCGCGCGTCGATTATGCAAGCCGCGCAGAAGACATTTATCTCAAGCACCAACTGGTCAGAGCGTATCGGTCCCACCGCGGCCCTTGCGACAATCCGCAAGCATCAAAAAGTGAATGCTGGTGAACATTTAATGACGATTGGCAAAGCCATTCAGGCCGGATGGACTAAAGCAGGGCAGGCTCACGGAATTACCATTGATGTTGGCGGAATTCCGCCCCTGAGCCATTTCTCATTTGAAGGCTCGCTCGGACTTTCTATTAAAGCGCTCTTTGTACAGAAGATGCTTGAGCGGGAATTTCTGGCATCGACGTCGTTTTACTCCATGTATGCTCATACCGAAAAGCATGTCAAAGATTATCTTGTTGCCGTTGACGAAGTACTCGCCGACATCGCAGAGTTGCAAAAGCTTGGCACTATCGAATCGAGCATGATAGGCGGGCCAGCGACATCAGGATTCAAAAGGCTTAACTAA
- a CDS encoding glycosyltransferase family protein → MILGILQARYSSTRLPGKVLKPIVGTPMLFHQIERVRRASLLDGLIVATSADSSDDQLTIALHNRGIKCFRGSLDDVLDRFYQAASQSSPAHVVRLTGDCPLSDPDIIHDVIRFHLEGGYDYSSNTIKPTFPDGLDVEIVRFTSLKQGWQKAKLKSEREHVTPYFYNNPDKFKIGSFTQSPDLSQLRWTVDNLQDFELIHEIYSSLYPVNSAFTTQDILSLLDERPELKTINTKSNRNEGYEKSLTEDSLI, encoded by the coding sequence ATGATACTCGGCATACTTCAGGCCCGTTATAGCTCGACACGTCTTCCCGGCAAAGTGCTCAAACCGATAGTCGGTACACCAATGTTATTCCATCAGATTGAGCGTGTTCGGCGCGCGTCACTTCTCGATGGTCTCATCGTTGCTACAAGCGCTGATTCAAGCGATGACCAACTCACCATCGCACTTCATAACAGGGGCATAAAATGTTTCCGCGGAAGTCTTGATGATGTCCTTGATAGGTTTTATCAGGCGGCATCTCAAAGTTCTCCCGCGCATGTCGTACGGCTGACCGGAGATTGCCCCTTGAGCGATCCCGATATTATTCACGATGTAATACGCTTCCACCTCGAAGGCGGCTACGATTACTCAAGCAATACAATCAAACCGACATTCCCCGATGGATTGGATGTTGAGATCGTCCGGTTCACATCCCTCAAGCAAGGCTGGCAAAAGGCCAAACTCAAATCTGAGAGGGAGCATGTGACCCCATACTTCTATAATAACCCGGACAAGTTCAAAATAGGCTCGTTTACGCAATCGCCCGATTTGTCGCAACTGCGATGGACGGTCGATAATTTGCAGGATTTTGAATTGATCCATGAAATCTATTCTTCTCTCTATCCGGTCAACTCTGCATTCACCACCCAAGACATTTTGTCCTTGCTTGACGAAAGACCGGAACTGAAGACAATCAATACGAAAAGTAACAGGAACGAAGGCTACGAAAAGTCACTGACTGAAGACAGCCTGATTTAG
- a CDS encoding aldo/keto reductase — MTHANQKITLGLGTAQFGSDYGITNTHGKVSIQQVRAIVDFASKNEINTVDTAALYGGSETVLGRSLSSDHGFRVVTKTVQLKKQEITVADIILMSETFKRSLEKLGQSSVYGLLIHNADDLLAQNGSMVFDLLESLKESKHVKKIGVSVYSGEQIDRLVELFDIDLVQLPLNILDQRLIHSGHLSRLAKRGIEIHARSVFLQGLLLTPPTKLHPYFNPISDRVTRLQSAFSESRMTSLEGSLSFIKNIPEIDCVIVGVSSLDELKQIHSAFHSLTTPQIDYTQYACEDEQMVNASLWRLS; from the coding sequence ATGACACACGCCAATCAAAAAATAACACTCGGTCTCGGAACCGCACAATTTGGTTCGGATTACGGAATTACAAACACACACGGAAAAGTTAGCATCCAGCAGGTTCGGGCAATTGTTGACTTTGCCAGCAAGAATGAGATAAACACGGTTGACACCGCCGCCCTATACGGCGGCAGTGAAACTGTGCTCGGAAGAAGCCTGTCGAGCGATCATGGCTTTCGCGTCGTCACGAAAACTGTTCAACTTAAGAAACAAGAGATTACGGTCGCCGATATAATTCTCATGTCGGAGACTTTCAAACGCTCTCTCGAAAAGCTTGGCCAATCCTCGGTCTACGGCCTGCTTATTCACAATGCTGATGATCTTCTTGCGCAAAACGGTAGTATGGTTTTTGATTTGCTCGAGTCGCTCAAGGAATCCAAACATGTGAAAAAAATAGGCGTTTCGGTCTACAGCGGCGAACAAATTGACCGGCTAGTGGAGCTTTTCGATATCGACCTCGTCCAGCTTCCGCTCAATATCCTCGATCAAAGGCTGATTCATTCCGGACATTTATCTCGATTGGCTAAGCGTGGAATTGAGATACACGCCCGGTCTGTATTCTTACAAGGATTATTACTTACCCCGCCAACAAAATTGCATCCATATTTCAATCCCATATCAGACAGGGTAACTCGGCTGCAAAGCGCATTCAGTGAGAGCCGGATGACATCGCTTGAAGGTTCCCTTTCTTTTATCAAAAACATCCCTGAAATCGATTGTGTGATTGTTGGCGTGTCGTCTCTTGACGAATTGAAACAGATACACTCTGCTTTTCATTCTTTGACAACGCCACAGATAGATTACACCCAGTACGCCTGCGAAGATGAGCAGATGGTAAACGCCTCGTTGTGGAGGCTATCATGA
- the pseC gene encoding UDP-4-amino-4,6-dideoxy-N-acetyl-beta-L-altrosamine transaminase encodes MKTKSETTIAPVQKNKAAVRFTESSGKKFLPYGRQHISEKDIQAVVDVLRSDWLTQGPAIESFEQSLAAYLKSPNVIACSNGTAALHLAMLALNIGPGDVVVTTPNTFVADANCARYVGADVCLVDIEPSTGNIDINALESVLKHDNDRSIKAIVPVHFAGQPVDIVRIHQLAKAHEAWIVDDACHALGAEYSYQGKSLKIGSGKYSDITVFSFHPVKHVATGEGGALSTASDKIAAKLRALRTHGIQRESFEQQEMAINADGLTNPWYYEMLDLGFNYRLTDIQATLGQSQLERIQWSVTRRNEIAELYRDLIAKTFSQENVWSLKVKPGLRHAYHLFVVQIDFEKFGVSRAKVMNALHESGIGTQVHYIPIHLQSYYRKFFPKPFSLPYAEAYYSRALSLPMYPDLTDEDCQRVVIELYQALMTR; translated from the coding sequence ATGAAGACAAAATCAGAAACTACAATTGCGCCAGTTCAGAAGAACAAGGCCGCAGTCAGGTTTACCGAGTCCTCAGGTAAGAAATTTCTCCCGTACGGAAGACAGCATATTTCCGAGAAAGACATTCAAGCCGTTGTCGATGTCCTCCGCTCCGATTGGCTGACCCAGGGTCCGGCAATTGAGAGTTTTGAACAATCACTTGCGGCATATCTGAAGTCTCCAAATGTCATTGCCTGCTCGAATGGGACAGCCGCGCTCCATCTTGCAATGCTTGCCCTTAATATTGGGCCGGGCGACGTGGTCGTCACAACGCCCAATACATTTGTGGCCGATGCTAATTGTGCGCGATATGTCGGCGCCGACGTTTGTCTTGTAGATATTGAACCATCGACCGGCAATATCGATATTAACGCGCTCGAATCAGTCTTGAAACATGACAATGACCGCTCGATCAAAGCCATTGTTCCCGTACATTTTGCCGGACAGCCGGTAGATATTGTTCGAATTCATCAGTTGGCAAAAGCCCATGAAGCATGGATTGTCGATGATGCTTGCCACGCTCTCGGAGCAGAATATTCGTATCAAGGGAAATCACTCAAAATAGGCTCGGGCAAATACAGCGACATAACTGTCTTTTCATTCCATCCGGTAAAGCATGTTGCAACCGGCGAAGGCGGCGCCTTGAGCACTGCTTCAGACAAAATCGCCGCGAAACTCCGCGCCCTTCGCACTCATGGCATTCAACGCGAATCTTTCGAACAGCAGGAGATGGCCATAAATGCAGATGGATTGACAAATCCCTGGTATTATGAGATGTTAGATCTTGGATTTAACTACCGCCTTACAGATATTCAGGCGACACTCGGACAAAGCCAGCTTGAGAGAATTCAATGGTCGGTAACTAGAAGAAACGAGATTGCCGAGCTGTATCGGGACTTGATTGCAAAGACGTTCTCGCAAGAAAATGTCTGGTCGCTTAAAGTAAAGCCGGGTCTGCGTCATGCCTATCATCTCTTTGTCGTCCAGATAGATTTTGAAAAGTTCGGCGTATCACGCGCGAAAGTGATGAATGCCCTCCACGAATCCGGCATCGGCACTCAAGTTCACTACATACCGATACACCTCCAGTCATACTATCGAAAATTCTTTCCAAAACCGTTTAGCCTGCCGTATGCCGAGGCGTATTATTCGCGTGCCCTTAGCCTGCCGATGTATCCCGATCTGACTGACGAAGACTGCCAGCGAGTTGTCATTGAACTTTATCAGGCGCTGATGACACGGTGA
- a CDS encoding imidazole glycerol phosphate synthase cyclase subunit codes for MLKRRLIPKLQMKSVTLGTKRQMVLVTTVKFNEVIEIGDPMSQAKIYEAQSADELICIDLDASTENRLAAVDIIRSTAAQICMPLTAGGGVTTIEDFRTLLSNGADKVSINTAAVENPQLITESSRIFGAQCVVVSIDYKLEADGTRVVMIGGGKKQTKWEAVAWAKEAHRLGAGEILLTSIDRDGTREGLDCELTRQVVDAVSIPVIASGGCGLARHFVEGFIEGKADAVSAGTYFCFLDQNPMQTRSHIMNASIPIRIHRGAFA; via the coding sequence ATGCTAAAACGACGGCTCATACCAAAACTGCAGATGAAATCAGTTACCCTTGGCACGAAAAGGCAGATGGTTTTGGTGACAACGGTGAAGTTTAACGAAGTCATTGAAATTGGCGATCCCATGTCACAAGCAAAAATATATGAAGCTCAATCGGCCGACGAACTTATCTGCATTGACCTCGATGCCTCAACTGAAAATAGACTGGCCGCGGTTGATATCATCCGCTCAACAGCCGCGCAAATCTGCATGCCGCTCACTGCTGGAGGCGGGGTCACCACTATCGAGGACTTTCGAACTTTGCTTTCCAACGGCGCAGACAAAGTCTCCATCAATACGGCCGCGGTCGAAAATCCCCAACTGATAACGGAGTCCTCGCGGATATTCGGAGCCCAGTGCGTCGTTGTCAGTATCGACTATAAGCTCGAAGCCGATGGCACGCGAGTGGTGATGATCGGCGGAGGCAAAAAGCAAACAAAATGGGAAGCCGTGGCATGGGCGAAAGAAGCTCACCGGCTTGGAGCCGGGGAGATATTGTTGACCTCGATTGACAGAGATGGAACCCGCGAAGGATTGGATTGCGAACTGACTCGACAAGTGGTTGATGCTGTTTCAATTCCGGTCATTGCATCGGGGGGATGCGGTTTAGCGCGCCACTTTGTAGAAGGATTCATAGAGGGCAAAGCCGATGCTGTTTCAGCCGGGACATATTTCTGTTTTCTGGATCAAAATCCAATGCAGACCCGCTCGCATATCATGAATGCCTCAATCCCAATCCGTATTCATCGAGGAGCCTTCGCATGA
- the hisH gene encoding imidazole glycerol phosphate synthase subunit HisH, translating into MVGIVDYGMGNIMSVANALERIGAGVKMCRTPEDFSEVDRIILPGVGAFADCMNTLNSSGLVEALEDSVLSYKKPLFGICVGMQMLAKKGYEGGMHNGLGWINSEVVMLETSEANLRIPHIGWNNVSTRENSPIFKGLPPEPEVYFVHSYWMKCNDPDVVEATCDYGGLITASIRKDNIVATQFHPEKSQDYGLHILENFMKWKP; encoded by the coding sequence ATGGTCGGAATTGTCGATTATGGTATGGGCAACATCATGTCTGTCGCCAATGCGCTTGAGCGTATTGGCGCCGGTGTCAAGATGTGCCGTACACCAGAGGATTTTTCAGAGGTAGACAGAATAATTCTGCCCGGTGTAGGAGCATTTGCTGACTGTATGAATACCCTTAATTCAAGCGGGCTAGTCGAGGCTCTTGAAGACTCTGTGCTCAGTTACAAAAAGCCGCTGTTTGGTATTTGCGTTGGTATGCAGATGCTTGCAAAAAAAGGATACGAAGGCGGCATGCACAACGGCCTTGGCTGGATAAACTCTGAAGTAGTGATGCTTGAGACAAGCGAGGCCAATCTTAGGATTCCGCATATTGGCTGGAATAACGTCTCCACTCGAGAAAACAGCCCGATCTTCAAAGGCCTTCCCCCTGAACCGGAGGTCTATTTTGTGCACTCATATTGGATGAAATGCAATGATCCAGATGTTGTAGAAGCCACCTGCGATTATGGCGGACTAATCACGGCATCTATCCGTAAAGATAATATCGTTGCGACACAGTTTCATCCCGAGAAAAGTCAGGACTACGGATTGCACATTTTAGAGAACTTTATGAAGTGGAAACCATGA